The DNA region AAAACGACGATGACGTTCCTGCCAAGGGTGTTCTGGTCAACCCGACTTTGGTACTCGGCAAAGTCTCTGGAACGGCTCCCGATCCAGATGAGGAATCTGAAGGTTGCCTCTCCGTCCCGGGTGAACATTTTCCGCTCAAACGGGCCGAGTGGGTTAGGGTCAGCGGATTTGATGAGTTTGGCAACCCAGTTCAATTTGAAGCTACGGGTTGGTTCGCCCGGTGCATGCAGCACGAATATGATCACCTTGATGGCAAACTGTATGTTGACCGCCTGGTTGACCGATATCAACGAAAAGCTCGGCGGATCGCAAAAGACAAGGGGTGGGGCGTACCAGGGCTTAGTTGGATGCCAGGGGTAGATCCCGACCCGTTTGGCCACTGAACTATGGAAAAGGTCTCGATGGAAAGCGCCTCGCCAGACAGTGACTCAGCAGAGTATGTCGATTGGCTGATAACACTTGCCAACATTCATGACGAAGACCTTGCTGAGGTACGCGAGCTTTTACTCCGGACACCGGATGCGGCAGTAGAAGAGACGCTCATGGTGCTGCGCTCTCGTCTGGGCGTTTTCGATCCACCTGACGTAATTAGCACAAAGGACGAATTGGTTTGGTTGGAAGCCTTGCTACGGTTTCTGCCCGAGCAATTGGCTTGGTACCAGAGCCGCGGTATTCCAGAGGCGATTTTGCGAGCGACCGTGGCAGACATTGACCGACACGTTGCTATTTCACGAACCACTAAAGGTCGATTCAGCCTGGACACTTGGAAATGGCTTACTGAGCATGCAACAGGCACCTTGTATCAGCTGGGCCGACTGCAATTTCAACTAATTTCCGGACCCGCGCAGATCCCCGGGCTAAAGCCGGAAGAAGCCATTCTTGGCGCGCATATCCCGCAAGAAGGACCGATTCTTCCCGCGGCAGTTTCTGATTCTTTGGCTCAGGCCGCGAAGTTTTTCCAACAATATTTCCCGGAGAATCCAGTCCGCTTCGCCAATTGCATTTCGTGGCTTTTGGACCCGTACTTAGCTAAACATCTTGACCCACGCTCCAATATCGGGCAGTTTGCTGGGCGCTTCGAAAGTTACGACCTGCCCTTAGATTCACCAGGCGACGCCATGTACTTCACTTTTCGAATTCGAGACGCACAAAGCACGCAAAATTTGCCTCGTGAAACCGCGCTACAGCGACTGGTTCTGGACCGGATTGAATCCGGAGGCACTTGGCAAGTAGGTCGCGGGTACCTAACCCTGCCTGCCCTTGCCGGGATTAGCTAGTTTTCTCGCACAACTCGGTGGAAGTCCTCGGCACAGATGTCCCGCAGCTTTTCGAACTGCCGCAGTCGATTTTCGTCGATGTCCCCCAAGGCCAAATCGGCTTGAGCTTTTCGCAATTGGCGATCCGCCTCATCCAGGTTGTGTTGTGCCAATTCCACCGGATTCGTTATCTCGTTCATTGTTAAAGAATCTTCCTGCCTGCTGTGTAAATCCAGTATTTTCAACCTTGTGTTGCTGTATTGCAACTATCCATCAGGATCCTCACAAGGCTGAACTCTGGCTGGCTTGCCAAGGACAGCTGGCGAGCACTCGCTCCATTGATTGCTTTTCTGCGTCCGTAATCCACAGCTCGTATGCCGCTTTGACCGAAACCTGCCGGGCTACATATTCACATCGAAAACTCGTATTGG from Renibacterium salmoninarum ATCC 33209 includes:
- the def gene encoding peptide deformylase; this encodes MSVHPIVIKGEPVLHRRATEVKDFDDALRTLVVDMHETNAVANGAGLAAPQIGIGLRVFVYAMENDDDVPAKGVLVNPTLVLGKVSGTAPDPDEESEGCLSVPGEHFPLKRAEWVRVSGFDEFGNPVQFEATGWFARCMQHEYDHLDGKLYVDRLVDRYQRKARRIAKDKGWGVPGLSWMPGVDPDPFGH
- a CDS encoding acyltransferase domain-containing protein, whose product is MEKVSMESASPDSDSAEYVDWLITLANIHDEDLAEVRELLLRTPDAAVEETLMVLRSRLGVFDPPDVISTKDELVWLEALLRFLPEQLAWYQSRGIPEAILRATVADIDRHVAISRTTKGRFSLDTWKWLTEHATGTLYQLGRLQFQLISGPAQIPGLKPEEAILGAHIPQEGPILPAAVSDSLAQAAKFFQQYFPENPVRFANCISWLLDPYLAKHLDPRSNIGQFAGRFESYDLPLDSPGDAMYFTFRIRDAQSTQNLPRETALQRLVLDRIESGGTWQVGRGYLTLPALAGIS